The genomic DNA TGGAAGTACTGAGCGAACCAACTTGCGCCATGCCTTTAACTTGTGTGCCTGTTCCTAAAACTTGTACGGTTTGAGGCGAAAAACCGTGTGTATGTTGCGGCATCTGGTTTGCTGTTAAAGTATGCGTAGCCGCGCCAGCCGCTTGTCCTCGCGTGAAACCGTTGCCAAAATGAATCGGGTAACGCCCACGAAAATCGGGTAGGGCAAACGTCGTTGTGCCGTTTCCACCATAGGTTGTACCCAAGAGCGAATAAAGCGCCTGATTTTGGTTAATCGGCAAGAACTGCCCATTGCATTGCGCCCAACCTTTGGGTGCAAAGTTAAAAGAGCAGATCATAATTTGCCCAATAAAAGGCAGGCTTTCAAATCGGGGTTGGTTTAAGTTGAAACGCGCATTGTGTTCCTCTATTTGTTGTACAACTTCGGGCGTTCCAGAGAAGAATCGAGACAAGAAACCGCGTCGGTCGGTTTGCTCGTTGGTTAAGATATTTGGCATAGTTTTTTAGTTTAGAGCATGATTTGGCTTATGAAGGAGATGGGAAAATGCCGTAGAGCGAGATGATAAAATTCAATCCCAAAAATGGCGACATATTTTCGTGTGCTTGTCCGCTTCCTGCGCTGCTCGAAGTGGGTGCGGTAAGTGTGCCAAGTTCTGTGCCTGTGGTCAAGCCCACACCTTGCGTACCTCCGCCACGCACTACACCCGAAATCATGCTGTGTGTGCAGGCATTTGGTTTGCATTAAGCGTTACGGTTTCTGTGCCATCTGCTTGCCCGATGAAATACGTAACGCCGCTATTCGTTCCTTGATGAATGGGAATGCGCCCGCGCAGATCGGGTAACGCAAGGTGGTTTGCCCATCGCCGCCATACGTGGTGCCGATGAGTGCGAAGAGTGTATCATTTTCCGAAATAGCCAATAAACTGCTCATGACAGAACATCCAACCCTCAGGCGCAAAATTCCCTGCAAAAATTTGAATTTCGCCTACATAAGGGCTTCCTGTAAAATACGCTTCATTCGCATTTTCGTGAGCGGAGTCGTCGAGGTAGGTTTCGCTTTCCTGCCACGCATTTTTCATCCGCGACTAAAAGCCTTGGGACGCTGCCTCTGTTTCAGAATTTGTGTTTTTCATTATTATTGGTTGTTTAAGAAGAGGATCTCTATTGGAAATGTACCTGTTAATGCAGAATAATTCTATCTTTCTCAAGCAAAACGACTAATGGGCCTTTTATGAGGTTCACTTGCTCAAAAGGGATTTGTTTTGTAGTGGATGAATCAGATCAAATTGGCTGCAATTGATCAATAAA from Bacteroidetes Order II. bacterium includes the following:
- a CDS encoding tail fiber protein, encoding MPNILTNEQTDRRGFLSRFFSGTPEVVQQIEEHNARFNLNQPRFESLPFIGQIMICSFNFAPKGWAQCNGQFLPINQNQALYSLLGTTYGGNGTTTFALPDFRGRYPIHFGNGFTRGQAAGAATHTLTANQMPQHTHGFSPQTVQVLGTGTQVKGMAQVGSLSTSTQLTLTNAGSGLSHNNMPPYLVPIFCIALGGLFPVLQ
- a CDS encoding tail fiber protein; its protein translation is MKNAWQESETYLDDSAHENANEAYFTGSPYVGEIQIFAGNFAPEGWMFCHEQFIGYFGK
- a CDS encoding tail fiber protein, with the translated sequence MSSLLAISENDTLFALIGTTYGGDGQTTLRYPICAGAFPFIKERIAALRISSGKQMAQKP